A genomic window from Micromonospora violae includes:
- a CDS encoding LacI family DNA-binding transcriptional regulator: MTTQRTRSLGRPTLDAVAARAGVGRGTVSRVVNGSPQVSPEARAAVQQAIAELGYVPNRAARALVTQRTDSVALVVSESGERVFTEPFFAAIVRGISSGLLETPMQLWLAMAQSPVERERVEHHLTNQHVDGVLLLSLHDSDPLPTLLEERGLPAVLGGRPARMLQPGAQPAWFVDVDNVGGARQAVEYLTGQGRRRVATIAGPQDMGAGLARLAGYTEAVKATGASVNPDLIAYGDFSEGSGVTAMRRLLDSCPDLDAVFVASDLMAFGALRTLREAGRRVPEDVAVIGFDDATIARQAEPPLTTVFQPVEEMGRQMARLLVARIRGEELPASHILLDTQLVHRASA, encoded by the coding sequence ATGACAACGCAGCGCACCCGGTCGCTCGGGCGCCCGACCCTCGACGCGGTCGCGGCGCGTGCCGGCGTCGGTCGGGGCACCGTCTCCCGCGTGGTCAACGGCTCGCCCCAGGTCAGCCCGGAGGCCCGGGCCGCGGTGCAACAGGCCATCGCCGAGCTGGGGTACGTGCCGAACCGGGCGGCCCGTGCGCTCGTCACCCAGCGGACCGACTCCGTCGCGCTGGTGGTGTCCGAATCCGGCGAGCGGGTCTTCACCGAGCCGTTCTTCGCCGCGATCGTGCGGGGGATCAGCTCCGGGCTGCTGGAGACGCCGATGCAGCTATGGCTGGCGATGGCGCAGTCGCCGGTGGAGCGGGAGCGGGTTGAGCACCACCTCACCAACCAGCACGTCGACGGCGTACTGCTGCTGTCGTTGCACGACTCCGACCCGTTGCCGACGCTGCTGGAGGAGCGCGGCCTGCCCGCCGTGCTCGGTGGCCGGCCCGCCCGGATGCTGCAACCCGGTGCCCAGCCGGCCTGGTTCGTCGACGTGGACAACGTTGGCGGGGCCCGGCAGGCGGTGGAGTACCTGACTGGGCAGGGACGGCGACGCGTCGCCACCATCGCCGGTCCGCAGGACATGGGTGCCGGTCTGGCCCGGTTGGCCGGCTACACCGAGGCGGTCAAGGCCACCGGGGCCAGCGTCAACCCCGACCTGATCGCGTACGGCGACTTCAGCGAGGGCAGCGGCGTGACCGCCATGCGTCGGCTGTTGGACTCCTGCCCGGACCTGGACGCGGTCTTCGTCGCCTCCGACCTGATGGCGTTCGGCGCGTTGCGTACCCTGCGTGAGGCCGGCCGGCGCGTGCCCGAGGACGTCGCGGTGATCGGCTTCGACGACGCGACGATCGCGCGGCAGGCCGAACCGCCGCTGACCACTGTCTTCCAGCCGGTGGAGGAGATGGGCCGGCAGATGGCCCGCCTGCTGGTGGCCCGGATCCGAGGCGAGGAGCTACCCGCCTCGCACATTCTCCTGGACACCCAACTGGTCCACCGAGCCTCCGCCTAA
- a CDS encoding amino acid-binding protein: MLLRVRVTLPDRPGTLGQVARTLGVSGADIVQVVVLERLGGRAVDDFTVVWPGAARVERLLAGLAAIPGVRVDGVWRAIGAPTTTGQDAELLAQVAANPADGLATLVDAVPGLLAADWAVAAVVPVDWASRTDGGGATVGHASWRAPVPPRLPEVTPLRGRSMTTPDGTHHAIAPFGRAGLVLVVARERSETLTAAAFHGTEVDRLTQLVRACAVILGDRLDLVGAPPVVAGP; this comes from the coding sequence ATGTTGCTGCGAGTTCGGGTCACCCTGCCGGATCGTCCGGGCACCCTCGGCCAGGTCGCCCGCACGCTGGGCGTCTCCGGGGCGGACATCGTCCAGGTGGTGGTGCTCGAACGACTCGGCGGGCGCGCGGTGGACGACTTCACTGTCGTCTGGCCCGGCGCGGCGCGGGTGGAGCGGCTGCTGGCTGGGCTCGCGGCGATTCCGGGGGTGCGGGTGGACGGTGTGTGGCGGGCGATCGGCGCGCCCACCACCACCGGACAGGACGCGGAGCTGCTGGCCCAGGTCGCGGCGAACCCGGCCGACGGGCTGGCCACCCTGGTCGACGCGGTGCCCGGGCTGCTGGCCGCCGACTGGGCGGTGGCGGCCGTGGTCCCGGTCGACTGGGCCTCCCGGACCGACGGTGGTGGGGCGACCGTGGGGCACGCGAGCTGGCGCGCTCCCGTACCGCCGCGGTTGCCGGAGGTGACTCCGCTGCGCGGCCGGTCGATGACCACGCCCGACGGCACCCACCACGCGATCGCGCCGTTCGGCCGGGCGGGCCTGGTGCTGGTGGTGGCCCGCGAGCGCAGCGAGACCCTCACCGCGGCGGCGTTCCACGGCACCGAGGTGGATCGGCTCACCCAGCTCGTCCGCGCCTGCGCGGTGATCCTCGGTGACCGACTCGATCTGGTCGGCGCGCCGCCGGTGGTCGCCGGCCCCTGA
- a CDS encoding phosphotransferase family protein gives MSDPAVDASRPGAVSTSPAGLALDRLADYLAAHRPELAVGPLRAHLIAGGKSNLTYLLRLGDREVVLRRPPLGHVLATAHDMAREFRVISALAPTEVPVPGALLLCADPEVIGAPFYLMERMPGEVFRTRAQTDPLGDERRRALAMAMMDTLAALHSVEPSTVGLADFGRPEGYLARQVRRWAGQLDRSRSRALPGIDELRDLLAATAPEGANAGRIVHGDYRLDNLLASADPVAVHAVLDWEMATLGDPLADLGLLLTYWDVLGGSDTAAGNPVADGLGPRAGFPTGGELIDRYAGRSDVDVGPLHWHVALGCFKLAVICEGIHYRHTLGQTLGEGFDRIGEMVAPLVTHGLTAARER, from the coding sequence ATGAGTGATCCGGCCGTCGATGCGTCACGGCCGGGGGCCGTCTCCACCTCCCCGGCGGGGCTCGCCCTGGACCGGCTCGCCGACTATCTGGCGGCGCACCGACCCGAGCTGGCCGTCGGGCCGCTGCGGGCCCACCTGATCGCGGGCGGCAAGTCCAACCTCACCTACCTGCTGCGCCTCGGTGACCGCGAGGTCGTGCTGCGCCGCCCCCCGCTGGGGCACGTGCTGGCGACCGCGCACGACATGGCGCGCGAGTTCCGGGTCATCTCGGCGCTGGCACCGACCGAGGTGCCCGTCCCGGGCGCGCTGCTGCTCTGCGCCGACCCCGAGGTGATCGGGGCACCGTTCTACCTGATGGAACGGATGCCCGGCGAGGTGTTCCGCACCCGCGCGCAGACCGACCCGCTGGGCGACGAACGCCGCCGGGCCCTCGCCATGGCGATGATGGACACCCTCGCCGCGCTGCACAGCGTCGAACCGTCCACCGTCGGGTTGGCCGACTTCGGCCGCCCCGAGGGTTACCTCGCCCGGCAGGTCCGCCGCTGGGCGGGGCAGCTCGACCGCTCCCGCAGCCGGGCACTGCCCGGCATCGACGAGCTGCGTGATCTGCTCGCGGCGACCGCCCCGGAGGGCGCGAACGCCGGCCGGATCGTGCACGGCGACTACCGGCTGGACAACCTCCTCGCCTCGGCCGACCCGGTCGCCGTGCACGCGGTGCTCGACTGGGAGATGGCCACCCTCGGCGACCCCCTCGCCGACCTGGGGCTGCTGCTGACGTACTGGGACGTGCTGGGCGGCAGCGACACCGCCGCGGGCAACCCCGTGGCCGACGGGCTCGGCCCGCGCGCCGGCTTCCCCACCGGCGGTGAACTGATCGACAGGTACGCCGGCCGCAGCGACGTGGACGTCGGGCCGCTGCACTGGCACGTGGCGCTGGGCTGCTTCAAGCTCGCGGTCATCTGTGAGGGCATCCACTACCGCCACACGCTCGGGCAGACGCTCGGCGAGGGCTTCGACCGGATCGGCGAGATGGTGGCACCGCTGGTCACGCACGGGCTGACCGCCGCCAGGGAGCGGTGA
- a CDS encoding acyl-CoA dehydrogenase family protein, with the protein MDFSYDARTEELRDELTRFLTEHVYPAEAVHAEQVAAGDPWSRTPVLGELKAEARKRGLWNLFLPDPRYGAGLTNLQYAPLAELTGRSPHLAPEAVNCAAPDTGNMELLAEFGSEAQRQRWLMPLLEGEIRSAFCMTEPDVASSDATNIATRITRDGDEYVINGRKWWSSGAMDPRCEIFIVMGKTDPTADRHRQQSMVLVPRDTPGVTVRRGMTVFGYTDGSHGGHAEIDFTDVRVPAENLIGAEGTGFAIAQARLGPGRIHHCMRLIGMAERALELLCRRANERVAFGRPLAEQGVVREWIAESRVRIEQARLLVLKTAWLMDTVGNKGAHTEIQAIKIGTPAMAEWVIDKAIQGYGGAGVSQDTPLAALWAQTRTLRLADGPDEVHRNSLAKRELRRWAP; encoded by the coding sequence ATGGACTTCTCATACGACGCCCGAACCGAAGAGCTGCGCGACGAGCTGACCCGGTTCCTCACCGAGCACGTCTACCCGGCCGAGGCCGTGCACGCCGAGCAGGTGGCCGCCGGGGACCCGTGGTCGCGTACCCCGGTGTTGGGCGAGTTGAAGGCGGAGGCCCGCAAGCGCGGCCTGTGGAACCTCTTCCTGCCCGACCCGCGCTACGGCGCCGGCCTGACCAACCTCCAGTACGCTCCCCTGGCCGAGCTGACCGGGCGCAGCCCGCACCTCGCGCCGGAGGCGGTCAACTGCGCGGCACCGGACACCGGCAACATGGAGTTGCTGGCCGAGTTCGGTTCCGAGGCGCAGCGGCAACGGTGGCTGATGCCGCTGCTGGAGGGCGAGATCCGCTCGGCGTTCTGCATGACCGAACCGGACGTGGCGTCCTCCGACGCCACCAACATCGCCACCCGGATCACCCGCGACGGCGACGAGTACGTCATCAACGGGCGCAAGTGGTGGTCGTCCGGGGCCATGGACCCGCGCTGCGAGATCTTCATCGTGATGGGCAAGACCGACCCCACCGCCGACCGGCACCGCCAGCAGAGCATGGTGCTGGTCCCCCGGGACACCCCCGGGGTGACCGTGCGCCGGGGCATGACCGTCTTCGGCTACACCGACGGCTCGCACGGCGGCCACGCCGAGATCGACTTCACCGATGTCCGGGTGCCGGCGGAGAACCTGATCGGTGCCGAGGGCACCGGCTTCGCCATCGCGCAGGCCCGCCTCGGCCCGGGCCGCATCCATCACTGCATGCGATTGATCGGAATGGCTGAGCGGGCTTTGGAGCTGCTCTGCCGCCGGGCCAACGAACGCGTCGCGTTCGGCCGACCCCTCGCGGAGCAGGGCGTGGTCCGGGAGTGGATCGCCGAGTCCCGGGTCCGCATCGAGCAGGCCCGACTGCTGGTGCTCAAGACGGCCTGGCTGATGGACACCGTCGGCAACAAGGGCGCGCACACCGAGATCCAGGCCATCAAGATCGGCACGCCGGCGATGGCGGAGTGGGTGATCGACAAGGCCATCCAGGGGTACGGCGGCGCCGGCGTCAGCCAGGACACGCCACTGGCCGCCCTCTGGGCGCAGACCCGTACCCTGCGCCTCGCCGACGGCCCCGACGAGGTCCACCGCAACTCCCTGGCCAAGCGCGAACTCCGCCGCTGGGCCCCCTGA
- a CDS encoding GNAT family N-acetyltransferase: MALWRIRATVDDRPGYLSVLTASLALRGVNILTVQVQPTERGAVDDFLVDAPDALDEAELIAAVERGRGRDCWVARSEARGLVDQPTRVLGLANRLVRDPDATAEALRTLLAADVVSWRPASVGVERGITGATMLLADPAGGSFALRRAAPDFTPAEYARAQALVELATTVARRAAEQVTLVLPDGAEVAVRPAAAHDLSGVRELHEACSPRSRQRRYLGGAALPQPARLRRLLEPVRGLTLIATAGSDGTAESVVAMANLLGEGDEAEVALLVRDDWQRRGLGSALLRRLVQHADRSGYAALVLHVQAENHPMLRTLRGLGRPSSTQRDGGLLTITVPLAVPALADRRGAAG; this comes from the coding sequence ATGGCGTTGTGGCGGATCCGGGCGACGGTGGACGACCGACCGGGTTACCTGTCGGTGCTCACGGCGAGCCTCGCGCTGCGCGGGGTCAACATCCTCACCGTGCAGGTGCAGCCCACCGAGCGGGGCGCGGTGGACGACTTCCTGGTCGACGCGCCGGACGCGCTCGACGAGGCCGAGCTGATCGCCGCCGTCGAGCGGGGTCGGGGCCGGGACTGCTGGGTGGCGCGCAGCGAGGCGCGCGGTCTGGTCGACCAGCCCACCCGGGTGCTCGGGCTGGCCAACCGGCTGGTGCGTGACCCGGACGCGACGGCCGAGGCGTTGCGGACCCTGCTCGCCGCCGACGTGGTGAGCTGGCGACCCGCGTCGGTCGGCGTCGAACGCGGGATCACCGGGGCCACCATGCTGTTGGCCGACCCGGCGGGCGGTTCGTTCGCGCTGCGCCGGGCCGCGCCCGACTTCACCCCGGCGGAGTACGCGCGGGCGCAGGCCCTGGTCGAGTTGGCCACGACCGTGGCGCGTCGGGCCGCCGAACAGGTCACCCTGGTGCTGCCCGACGGCGCGGAGGTGGCGGTCCGGCCGGCCGCCGCCCACGACCTGTCCGGCGTCCGGGAGCTGCACGAGGCGTGCTCGCCGCGCAGCCGGCAGCGGCGTTACCTGGGTGGGGCGGCGCTGCCGCAGCCGGCCCGCCTGCGTCGGCTGCTGGAGCCGGTTCGCGGGTTGACGCTGATCGCCACGGCCGGCTCCGACGGTACGGCCGAGTCGGTGGTCGCCATGGCGAACCTGCTCGGCGAGGGTGACGAGGCCGAGGTGGCGCTGCTGGTGCGGGACGACTGGCAGCGTCGGGGGCTCGGTTCGGCGCTGCTGCGTCGGCTGGTCCAGCACGCCGACCGGTCCGGGTACGCGGCGTTGGTGCTGCACGTCCAGGCCGAGAACCACCCGATGCTGCGGACGCTGCGCGGCCTGGGCCGGCCCAGCTCGACGCAGCGCGACGGCGGGCTGCTCACCATCACCGTTCCGCTCGCGGTTCCCGCCCTGGCGGATCGGAGGGGCGCCGCCGGGTAG